In bacterium, the following proteins share a genomic window:
- a CDS encoding GtrA family protein — protein sequence MAIPVREYFRRGWKFGIVGIFGFIVNQGFLMLLVGVAGMQTWSGSAIAIELSIIGNWFINDSWTWRDRRNANRIKRLMRYNLSAGFTAYGVNYPILLILSSQLGINYAIANIIGVGFASLANFLINHHWTYAKAET from the coding sequence TTGGCTATACCGGTTCGTGAATATTTCCGCCGAGGATGGAAATTTGGAATCGTGGGTATCTTCGGCTTCATTGTGAATCAGGGATTCTTGATGCTATTGGTCGGTGTGGCCGGCATGCAAACGTGGTCGGGAAGCGCAATTGCTATCGAGCTTTCGATTATCGGAAACTGGTTCATTAACGATTCATGGACATGGCGAGATCGTAGAAATGCAAATCGCATTAAACGCCTAATGAGATACAATCTCTCGGCTGGATTCACAGCCTACGGTGTCAATTACCCAATCCTGCTAATTCTAAGCAGTCAATTGGGTATTAACTATGCTATAGCCAACATTATCGGCGTCGGATTTGCCTCGCTCGCAAATTTTTTAATAAACCACCATTGGACTTACGCCAAAGCGGAGACCTAA